In Actinoplanes octamycinicus, the genomic window CAGCCGGCCGTCCTGGTTGGCGATCACGTCGAGGCCGGCCAGCCGGTCGGTCTCGCTGTAGAGCTCGGCCCAGCCCCCGGCCCAGGCGCCGTTCGGGGCGTTCTGCGCGGTGTGCCAGATCCGGCCCTCGCTGTTGATCCCGAAGACCTCCAGGCGGCCGTCCGCGTTCCGCGCGGCCCGCAGGGTCACCAGGCGGTCCGGGTCGCCGTAGAGCTCGGCCCACCCGCCGGTCCAGCCGCCGCCGGGCCGGGTCTGCCAGGTGTGCCAGATCCGCTCGTCGGCGCCGATCCCGAAGACCTCCAGCCGGCCGTCCGCGTTGGCCGCCACGTCGAGCGAGCCGAGCTGGTCGTTCTCGCTGTACAGCTCGCTCCAGCCGCCGGCCCAGCCGTTGCCGAGGATCGCCGCGTACATCTGGTGCACCCCGGCGACGTCGCCCGGGGAGAGCCGGACGCGCTGGCCGATCGGCGCGTCCGGCCGCAGCGGCACGATGGTGTCCTGCCCGTTGGCGCTGAACGCGGTCCGCGGGTAGTGCATGATCGAGCCGTAGTCGTACCCGCCCAGGTCGTCCCCGTCGGTGACGTGCTGGTCGAAGTTGTGCTCCATCCCGGGCTGGATGTTGGCCCAGTTGATCCGGACGAACATGTCCCGGTCCTCGCGGCTCTGCTCGTGCCACAGCCCGATGGCGTGCCCGATCTCGTGGATCGCGTTCCCGGTCGAGCAGCCGCCGCCCAGGCTGATCGTCTGCGCGCCGGTGCCCTGCATGCCGACGAAGGACCAGCAGCCGCCGGCGTCGCTGAACCGCACGAAGTCGGGGAACTGCCCGGCGTTGGCCGGGGTCCGGGCGACGAATCGGATCCGGGTGTTCGCCTCCCAGTGCGCGATCGCGTCGGTCACCCGCCGCTGATTCGGCAGAGACGGATCTATTTCGTACGGGATGAGCGCGTTCGGCCAGCGGAACCGCGTCCCGCTGATCCCCACCGCCGAGGCGATGTCCCCGGCCACGGCCTGTT contains:
- the legP gene encoding Dot/Icm T4SS effector Zinc-dependent metalloprotease LegP; its protein translation is MTQVAEPGPWRSRGEFRGGERGTAMISGVTFRPKPVVFSEINGLAIFEGDIALGTVERLEQQLAEAREQAVAGDIASAVGISGTRFRWPNALIPYEIDPSLPNQRRVTDAIAHWEANTRIRFVARTPANAGQFPDFVRFSDAGGCWSFVGMQGTGAQTISLGGGCSTGNAIHEIGHAIGLWHEQSREDRDMFVRINWANIQPGMEHNFDQHVTDGDDLGGYDYGSIMHYPRTAFSANGQDTIVPLRPDAPIGQRVRLSPGDVAGVHQMYAAILGNGWAGGWSELYSENDQLGSLDVAANADGRLEVFGIGADERIWHTWQTRPGGGWTGGWAELYGDPDRLVTLRAARNADGRLEVFGINSEGRIWHTAQNAPNGAWAGGWAELYSETDRLAGLDVIANQDGRLEVFGVNSEGRIWHTWQGKPGDGWAELFSPVDRLSTLRAARNADGRLEVFGINGEGRIWHTWQVQPGGGWVDGWSELHSEIDRLAMLDVTANADGRLEVFGVNGEGRIWHTWQTSPGGAWNGGWAELYREADRLRTLRAARNRDGRIELFGIDAAGRVQHTWQIRPDTTWIGAWRELHAESDVLTTLAVHPGADGRLELFGLGEKGRIWHTWQL